A window of the Dictyostelium discoideum AX4 chromosome 4 chromosome, whole genome shotgun sequence genome harbors these coding sequences:
- the commd6 gene encoding COMM domain-containing protein 6, with the protein MDKVFNVGKLVDFQWKLGVSIASNHSSQLNTPFITVFVKVLDSNSEVTSHSFELTIPEFKNFAQQFKDMSNMIETL; encoded by the exons ATGGATAAA gTTTTTAATGTTGGTAAATTAGTTGATTTTCAATGGAAATTGGGCGTTTCAATTGCTTCAAATCACTCTTCTCAATTAAATACACCATTCATTACAGTTTTTGTTAAAGTTTTAGATTCAAATAGTGAAGTAACATCACATTCTTTTGAATTAACTATACCAGAATTTAAG AATTTTGCACAACAATTTAAAGATATGTCAAACATGATTGAAACCTTATAA
- the rps5 gene encoding 40S ribosomal protein S5, protein MTSEVALFGKWSYSGVTCPDISLQDYICVKKNVFTPHSAGRYNKVRFRKAQCPIVERLANSMMMFGRNAGKKVMAVRIIEQAFEIIYLLTDKNPLQVLVEAVMNSGPREDSTRIGSAGTVRRQAVDVSPMRRVNHAVYLLTQGTRAAAFRNIRTVAECLADELINASKGSPNSYSIKQKDALERTAKSHR, encoded by the exons ATGACTAGTGAAGTTGCATTATTTGGTAAATG gtCATACTCTGGCGTTACTTGTCCAGATATCTCCTTACAAGATTACATCTGCGTTAAAAAGAATGTCTTCACTCCACATTCAGCAGGTAGATACAACAAAGTTAGATTCAGAAAGGCCCAATGCCCAATTGTTGAACGTCTTGCCAACAGTATGATGATGTTCGGTAGAAATGCTGGTAAAAAAGTCATGGCTGTCCGTATCATCGAACAAGCCTTCGAAATCATCTACCTCTTAACCGATAAGAACCCACTCCAAGTTTTAGTCGAAGCTGTCATGAACTCTGGTCCACGTGAAGATTCAACTCGTATTGGTTCAGCTGGTACTGTCAGACGTCAAGCTGTCGATGTTTCCCCAATGAGACGTGTCAACCACGCTGTTTACCTCTTAACCCAAGGTACTCGTGCTGCTGCTTTCAGAAACATCAGAACTGTTGCTGAATGTTTAGCTGATGAATTAATCAATGCCTCAAAAGGTTCACCAAATTCCTACTCAATCAAACAAAAGGATGCTTTAGAACGTACCGCCAAATCCCATCGTTAA